A genomic segment from Spinacia oleracea cultivar Varoflay chromosome 3, BTI_SOV_V1, whole genome shotgun sequence encodes:
- the LOC130469596 gene encoding uncharacterized protein, with translation MAKSSSSHHQDAIKGLWKSVVPHRVEIFAWLAILGKINTRLKLANIGIIPINEAQCILCGLCPEDCSHLLIHCPLSWQLWCWWLNLWGIQWSLPSNLRDTFNQWAHPHHGAFFKKVWLASFFIIIWTIWKERNNRIFQNSSMSLPQLQDLVLLRLSWWIKGWEDPFPYSPVDVVRSPACLQWTTPRSREATATNPPPLPSWCPPPTMVLKWNVDASFNPILQKSAIGGVLQDSLGHFKCMFSSPIPLMEINAAEVFAIHRAIKISLSCFQIQDHSLIIESDSANAVKWCTNKKGGPWNLNFVLNFIRNASGNDSHISITHRGRASNNVADALAKQGLCRDDDFLAWL, from the coding sequence ATGGCCAAATCATCCTCATCACACCATCAAGACGCCATAAAAGGACTATGGAAAAGTGTAGTTCCTCACCGTGTCGAGATATTTGCGTGGCTTGCCATCTTGGGCAAAATAAATACCAGATTAAAGCTGGCCAATATAGGCATCATCCCTATCAATGAAGCCCAATGCATTTTGTGTGGCTTATGTCCAGAAGATTGCAGCCATCTACTCATTCATTGCCCCCTCTCATGGCAGCTTTGGTGTTGGTGGCTCAATCTGTGGGGTATCCAATGGTCCCTTCCATCTAACCTTCGTGACACTTTCAATCAATGGGCACACCCCCATCACGGAGCTTTCTTCAAAAAGGTATGGCTGGCCAGTTTTTTCATCATTATATGGACAATATGGAAAGAGAGAAACAACAGAATATTCCAAAACTCATCAATGTCACTACCCCAGTTGCAAGACTTGGTCCTCCTTCGACTTAGCTGGTGGATTAAAGGTTGGGAAGATCCATTTCCATACAGCCCAGTCGATGTTGTTCGTTCCCCAGCTTGCCTCCAATGGACAACTCCCCGATCGCGTGAAGCTACTGCCACAAACCCCCCTCCATTGCCCTCATGGTGTCCTCCACCAACGATGGTTCTAAAATGGAACGTGGATGCCTCTTTCAACCCTATATTGCAGAAATCAGCTATTGGTGGGGTACTTCAGGACTCTCTTGGACATTTTAAGTGTATGTTTTCATCACCTATTCCATTAATGGAAATCAATGCTGCTGAGGTGTTTGCCATACATAGGGCAATTAAAATCTCATTGAGTTGCTTCCAAATACAAGACCATTCCTTGATCATCGAGTCAGACTCAGCAAACGCGGTAAAATGGTGTACCAATAAGAAAGGAGGGCCGTGGAACCTAAACTTTGTGCTGAATTTTATCAGAAACGCATCCGGTAATGACTCACATATTTCCATAACTCACAGAGGTCGAGCCTCAAACAATGTCGCGGACGCTCTTGCAAAACAAGGCCTGTGTAGAGATGATGATTTTTTAGCATGGTTGTAG